The genomic stretch TAGGGATCTTAAATCTAGTACCTTTGCCTATGTTAGATGGCGGTCAGCTACTGTATGATGCATGGGAGTTAATAACTGGTAAAAAAATATCCCCCAGTTGGCAGGAGTTGTTTCAAAAAGTAGGTGTTGCTGGTTTGATGTTATTGACCATGCTAGCGTTGTTTAATGATATTTCGAGATTGTTTTTACGTTGAAATCAAGTAAAAAATTTATACGTACGCCATTAGCTGCTATTGCTATTAGTTTGTTATCAGCTCCAATTTGTGCAGCTGAACCATTTGTAGTGAAAGATATTCGCGTCGAAGGTCTTCAAAGAGTGGAGCCAGGTACTGTATTTACTTACTTACCAGTTCGTGTTGGCGAAACTTTTACAGACGACAAGGGCTCTGATGCCATTCGAGCGCTATATAACACTGGCTTTTTTAAGCATGTGAAAGTTGAGTCAGAAAATAATGTTCTGATTATTAACGTTGAAGAGCGCCCAGCTATTTCTCAAATTGAATTTACTGGACTTAAAGAGTTCGATAAAGACGGTCTTAAGAAATCACTCAAAGCAGCGGGCGTTGCTGATGGTCGTTATTACGATAAATCCATCATTGATAAAGCTGAGCAAGAGCTAAAACGCCAGTATGTTTCTCGTGGTTTTTATGGGGCAGAAATTAAGACTACCATTACCCCAGTTGATAGAAATAGAGTGGCTATTCTTTTCAATGTGGAAGAGGGCGATGTTTCAAAAATTAAATTAATTAATATCAATGGCGCTGAAACATTCAAAGAATCAACGCTGCTTGATGAGATGCAATTATCACAAGGTAATTGGTTATCTTGGTACACAAAAAACAACCTTTACTCTAAACAAAAACTGGTTGCTGACTTAGAGTCAATTAGATCCTTTTACCTCAGTCAAGGTTATCTAGAGTTCACCATTGAATCAACGCAAGTATCAATATCTCCAGATAAGACCGGCATGTACCTCAATATCAATATTAAAGAAGGTAAGCAATATAAGGTTTCTAGCGTCAAACTGGCTGGTGAGTTATTGGGTAAAGAAGAAGAGCTAAACAAACTTATTCAAGTAAAACCTGGAGAGATTTATTCTTCAACCAAGTTAGCCGCATCAACAGCTGCGATAGCTGACAAGTTGGGCGCTTATGGTTACGCATTTGCGTCAACGACACCTAGCACTGATTTGAAAAAAGATACTCAATTGGTTGACCTTACTTTAACTATTGAGCCAGGTAAACGTACATATGTTCGTAAGATTAACGTTTTAGGCAATACAAAAACTCGCGATGATGTAATTAGACGCGAAATTCGCCAATTGGAAAGTTCCTGGTATGACAGTGAAAAATTAAAGCTTTCTAAAGATAGAGTCAATAGAACTGGGTACTTCACTGATGTTGATATCGGTAATGAAGATGTTCCCAATACAACGGATCAAGTTGATGTTAATTTAAAGGTGACTGAAAAGCCTACAGGCTCATTAAGTTTAGGCGCAGGATTCTCTTCTACAGATAAGTTGATTCTATCTGCGGGTATTACGCAAGATAATATTTTTGGCTCAGGTACTAGTCTTGGTTTAAACGTTAATACAGGTAAAACTAATCGTACATTAGCTTTATCTAATTACGATCCATACTTTACCGAGGATGGAATTAGTCGCTTTACGGAGGTTTATACAAGATCTAGCAAACCCTTGTATTACGCTGGCGATACTGAATATCAAATTAAATCAACAGGTGGTAGCTTTAAGTTAGGTGTTCCATATTCAGAAGTTGATCGAGTATTTTTTGGTATTGGCATCGAAACATTAAGTATGACGACAAGCATTAATACCCCTATTGCTTATCAAAGTTATATTGGACAATACGGCACAAGCACATTAAATATTCCGTTAACAGTTGGTTGGGCTAGAGATGCTCGCGACAGTGCTTTAGTACCATCACGCGGTACTTACCAGCAAGCAAATCTAGAAGTTGGTACCGCTATTGGTGATCTAGAGTACTACCGCGCCTATTATCAACATCAATACTTTTTACCCTTATTTAAAGGTAATGTTTTGTCATTTAATGGTGAAATTGGCTATGGGGCAACCTATAACGGCAAAGAGTTCCCTGTTACTAAAAACTACTATGTAGGTGGTATTGGCTCTGTTCGTGGTTATGAGCCAGGCACGCTAGGGCCAAGATCTGTACCTAATTATTACGGTGTAACAACGCCATTAGGTGGCGCCTCAAAATTGATTGGTAACGTGGAATACACTTTCCCCATTCCAGGCTCAGGTGTAGATAAAACATTGAGATTATTTGGATTCTTTGATGCTGGTAATGTGTATGAAAAAACACCAACATTCTCAGATTTAAGAACTTCTTATGGTTTTGGTCTTTCTTGGATATCTCCATTGGGTCCGTTAAAATTTAGTTACGGTATCCCTTTAAGTAAAAAGCCTGAAGATCGTTT from Polynucleobacter sp. MWH-Spelu-300-X4 encodes the following:
- the bamA gene encoding outer membrane protein assembly factor BamA, which codes for MKSSKKFIRTPLAAIAISLLSAPICAAEPFVVKDIRVEGLQRVEPGTVFTYLPVRVGETFTDDKGSDAIRALYNTGFFKHVKVESENNVLIINVEERPAISQIEFTGLKEFDKDGLKKSLKAAGVADGRYYDKSIIDKAEQELKRQYVSRGFYGAEIKTTITPVDRNRVAILFNVEEGDVSKIKLININGAETFKESTLLDEMQLSQGNWLSWYTKNNLYSKQKLVADLESIRSFYLSQGYLEFTIESTQVSISPDKTGMYLNINIKEGKQYKVSSVKLAGELLGKEEELNKLIQVKPGEIYSSTKLAASTAAIADKLGAYGYAFASTTPSTDLKKDTQLVDLTLTIEPGKRTYVRKINVLGNTKTRDDVIRREIRQLESSWYDSEKLKLSKDRVNRTGYFTDVDIGNEDVPNTTDQVDVNLKVTEKPTGSLSLGAGFSSTDKLILSAGITQDNIFGSGTSLGLNVNTGKTNRTLALSNYDPYFTEDGISRFTEVYTRSSKPLYYAGDTEYQIKSTGGSFKLGVPYSEVDRVFFGIGIETLSMTTSINTPIAYQSYIGQYGTSTLNIPLTVGWARDARDSALVPSRGTYQQANLEVGTAIGDLEYYRAYYQHQYFLPLFKGNVLSFNGEIGYGATYNGKEFPVTKNYYVGGIGSVRGYEPGTLGPRSVPNYYGVTTPLGGASKLIGNVEYTFPIPGSGVDKTLRLFGFFDAGNVYEKTPTFSDLRTSYGFGLSWISPLGPLKFSYGIPLSKKPEDRLQRFQFQIGTAF